The Streptomyces laurentii genome contains a region encoding:
- a CDS encoding hypothetical protein (ADP-ribosylglycohydrolase; cl00614;~Secreted protein [Streptomyces fulvissimus DSM40593];~UniProt-pubmed:11572948; UniProt-pubmed:20624727; UniProt-pubmed:21463507; UniProt-pubmed:18375553; UniProt-pubmed:12000953; UniProt-pubmed:20064060; UniProt-pubmed:19145256; ADP-ribosylation/Crystallin J1; UniProt-pubmed:21551298;~identified by MetaGeneAnnotator; putative), producing the protein MNADPTPAAGATDRRVGAAAAPVLGVVCPDGVVPGTAGRRLAGTDPTRPGPAAASAAGKPGAAGGPAPFARTAGHGSGAGGSRTAAGMAPPPEPALEPGGPTRGSVMNPDPGPRTAEPSAAGAEAGAAGAPSLRDIRLDGGAAGTPVRRDRIEGLLLGIAAGDAAGWPAVRHRAARMPEWTRRLTRELDTFAEENATTTLPVPLALNQPPEPLRLGPSDDAEWAVFTAGALLARNEPAFRGLTPGLRLRAAVDLAWHSLAGQVAAAADRAPEVESAVLPLRARISVRAGLGNLAAGLRPPATGHDNPHYFDDAACVRAAVLALAHPGEPGPAAALAEFDARYTQDGDGVHGARAMAAAVAAALGGAAPEEAVEAALAELPPGTEIGRNGRYAVGLARTAGTAFALVPLLEHQIVDHVYSYGIAAAETVPVALALTVAARGEAAAALPAAACLSRVADSAPALAGALTGALGGGSSVPATWRAACRTLAGCALPWLAGTDLVEFAGRLAAAATEPATPGGQSGHDSPSG; encoded by the coding sequence ATGAACGCGGACCCGACACCGGCGGCCGGAGCCACGGACCGGCGCGTGGGCGCGGCGGCGGCGCCCGTCCTGGGGGTCGTCTGTCCCGACGGCGTGGTCCCGGGCACGGCCGGCCGGCGCCTCGCCGGTACGGATCCGACGCGGCCCGGACCCGCCGCCGCGAGCGCGGCCGGGAAGCCGGGCGCGGCCGGCGGGCCGGCCCCGTTCGCCCGTACGGCCGGACACGGCTCCGGCGCGGGGGGCTCTCGTACGGCGGCGGGCATGGCTCCGCCCCCGGAACCGGCCCTGGAGCCCGGCGGCCCGACCCGAGGAAGCGTCATGAACCCGGACCCGGGCCCGAGGACGGCCGAGCCCAGCGCCGCGGGCGCGGAGGCGGGCGCGGCCGGGGCCCCGTCCCTGAGGGACATCCGCCTCGACGGGGGCGCCGCCGGAACCCCCGTCCGCCGCGACCGGATCGAGGGGCTGCTGCTCGGGATCGCGGCCGGGGACGCCGCCGGGTGGCCCGCGGTGCGGCACCGGGCGGCGCGGATGCCCGAGTGGACCCGGCGGCTCACCCGGGAACTCGACACGTTCGCCGAGGAGAACGCGACGACCACGCTGCCCGTCCCGCTCGCCCTCAACCAGCCGCCCGAGCCGCTCCGGCTCGGGCCGTCCGACGACGCCGAGTGGGCGGTGTTCACGGCCGGGGCGCTGCTGGCCCGGAACGAGCCGGCGTTCCGCGGTCTCACCCCCGGGCTCCGGCTGCGGGCCGCCGTCGACCTGGCCTGGCACTCCCTCGCGGGACAGGTGGCCGCGGCGGCGGACCGGGCGCCCGAGGTCGAGTCGGCCGTGCTCCCGCTGCGGGCCCGGATCTCGGTCCGGGCCGGGCTCGGCAATCTGGCCGCCGGGCTGCGCCCGCCCGCGACCGGGCACGACAACCCGCACTACTTCGACGACGCCGCCTGCGTACGCGCCGCCGTCCTGGCCCTCGCCCACCCCGGGGAGCCGGGCCCGGCGGCCGCGCTCGCCGAGTTCGACGCCCGGTACACGCAGGACGGCGACGGGGTCCACGGCGCCCGCGCGATGGCGGCGGCCGTCGCCGCCGCGCTCGGCGGGGCCGCGCCGGAGGAGGCGGTGGAGGCGGCCCTCGCCGAACTGCCGCCCGGTACGGAGATCGGCCGCAACGGCCGGTACGCGGTCGGGCTGGCCCGCACCGCCGGCACCGCTTTCGCCCTCGTCCCGCTCCTCGAACACCAGATCGTGGACCACGTCTACAGCTACGGCATCGCCGCCGCCGAGACCGTGCCGGTCGCCCTCGCCCTGACGGTGGCCGCGCGGGGCGAGGCCGCCGCCGCGCTGCCGGCCGCGGCCTGTCTGTCCCGGGTCGCGGACTCGGCACCGGCGCTGGCCGGCGCGCTCACCGGGGCGCTGGGCGGCGGGAGTTCGGTGCCGGCGACCTGGCGGGCGGCGTGCCGGACCCTCGCGGGCTGCGCGCTGCCGTGGCTCGCGGGCACCGATCTGGTGGAATTCGCCGGTCGGCTCGCGGCCGCAGCCACGGAACCGGCCACCCCAGGTGGACAATCCGGACATGACTCCCCTTCTGGATGA
- a CDS encoding nodulin-domain-containing protein (Nodulin-21 and CCC1-related protein family; cd02433;~identified by MetaGeneAnnotator; putative;~nodulin-domain-containing protein [Streptomyces sp. C]): protein MSIIETAAPLHEAHRDNHTHRDVNGGWLRPAVFGAMDGLVSNLALMTGVAGGAVSSQTIVITGLAGLAAGAFSMAAGEYTSVASQRDLVQAELDVERRQLRKHPIDEMEELAALYVSRGVEPKLAREVALQLSRDPEQALEIHAREELGVDPDDLPSPMVAAVSSFGSFALGALLPLLPYLLGATVLWPALLLALIGLFACGALVARVTARGWLFSGLRQLVLGGAAAAVTYGLGMLFGAAL, encoded by the coding sequence ATGTCCATCATCGAAACCGCCGCGCCACTGCACGAGGCCCACCGCGACAACCACACCCACCGCGACGTGAACGGCGGCTGGCTGCGCCCCGCCGTCTTCGGCGCGATGGACGGACTCGTCTCCAACCTCGCGCTCATGACGGGTGTGGCCGGTGGCGCCGTCTCCTCGCAGACCATCGTCATCACCGGCCTGGCCGGCCTCGCCGCCGGCGCCTTCTCGATGGCGGCCGGCGAGTACACCTCGGTCGCCTCGCAGCGCGATCTGGTCCAGGCCGAACTCGACGTCGAGCGCCGCCAGTTGCGCAAGCATCCGATCGACGAGATGGAGGAGCTGGCCGCGCTCTACGTCTCCCGAGGCGTCGAGCCCAAGCTCGCCCGCGAGGTCGCCCTCCAGCTGTCCCGCGACCCGGAGCAGGCGCTGGAGATCCACGCCCGCGAGGAACTGGGTGTCGACCCCGACGACCTGCCGTCGCCGATGGTCGCCGCGGTGTCGTCGTTCGGCTCGTTCGCGCTGGGCGCCCTGCTGCCGCTGCTGCCGTACCTGCTCGGCGCCACCGTGCTCTGGCCGGCCCTGCTGCTCGCCCTGATCGGCCTCTTCGCCTGCGGCGCCCTCGTCGCCCGGGTGACCGCCCGCGGCTGGCTGTTCAGCGGCCTGCGCCAGCTCGTCCTCGGCGGCGCCGCGGCGGCCGTCACGTACGGACTGGGCATGCTGTTCGGAGCGGCGCTGTAG
- a CDS encoding ADP-ribosylglycohydrolase (ADP-ribosylglycohydrolase [Streptomyces venezuelae ATCC10712];~ADP-ribosylglycohydrolase; pfam03747;~identified by MetaGeneAnnotator; putative) encodes MDNPDMTPLLDDRISGSLLGAAVGDALGGPVEGYSPEQIAERHGGRVTGIVGPWNGDAWRTARPLAPYHKGDGHVTDDTLMTHALIRVYETVRDHLDAYAVAEHLVPELIGRTVWIPELEAEALPLQRVFLAEKWIVTRLHYGHADPREAGTGNIVNCGAAMYMAPVGLVNAADPAGAYAEALDIAGAHQSSYGREAAGVFAAAVAAACAPDATARSVVDTALSLAKDGTRAAIEAVTEVADGYRDFESALGPLRRAVEPFDSVGPDYRAPSLDARRPSRTHAVEELPVALGMLLVGDGDYRRTVLGAVNYGRDCDSIATMAGALAGALHGAAAVPDDWAKRVAEASRLDLHAPASALAAVAHEVFARDTARRRAHEAAYARLTGAAR; translated from the coding sequence GTGGACAATCCGGACATGACTCCCCTTCTGGATGACCGCATCAGCGGCAGTCTCCTCGGAGCCGCCGTGGGCGACGCCCTCGGCGGCCCGGTCGAGGGCTACTCCCCCGAACAGATCGCGGAACGCCACGGCGGTCGCGTCACCGGGATCGTCGGCCCCTGGAACGGCGACGCGTGGCGCACCGCCCGCCCCCTCGCGCCGTACCACAAGGGCGACGGGCACGTCACCGACGACACCTTGATGACGCACGCCCTGATCCGGGTGTACGAGACGGTCCGCGACCACCTCGACGCGTACGCGGTCGCCGAGCACCTGGTGCCCGAACTCATCGGCCGCACCGTGTGGATCCCGGAACTGGAGGCCGAGGCACTCCCCCTGCAGCGGGTCTTCCTCGCCGAGAAGTGGATCGTGACCCGGCTGCACTATGGGCACGCCGACCCGCGCGAGGCCGGCACCGGCAACATCGTCAACTGCGGGGCGGCGATGTACATGGCGCCGGTCGGCCTGGTCAACGCGGCCGATCCGGCGGGCGCCTACGCCGAGGCCCTCGACATCGCGGGCGCCCACCAGTCCTCGTACGGGCGGGAGGCCGCCGGCGTCTTCGCGGCGGCCGTCGCCGCGGCCTGCGCCCCGGACGCCACCGCCCGCTCCGTCGTCGACACCGCCCTCTCCCTCGCCAAGGACGGCACCCGCGCCGCCATCGAGGCGGTCACCGAAGTAGCCGACGGATACCGGGACTTCGAGTCGGCGCTTGGACCGCTGCGGCGGGCGGTCGAGCCCTTCGACTCGGTCGGCCCCGACTACCGCGCCCCCTCGCTCGACGCCCGCCGCCCCTCCCGTACGCACGCCGTCGAGGAACTGCCCGTCGCCCTCGGCATGCTGCTCGTCGGCGACGGCGACTACCGCCGTACGGTGCTCGGCGCCGTCAACTACGGGCGCGACTGCGACTCGATCGCCACCATGGCGGGCGCGCTCGCGGGCGCGCTGCACGGCGCGGCGGCCGTCCCGGACGACTGGGCGAAGCGTGTAGCGGAGGCGAGCCGGCTCGACCTGCACGCGCCGGCGAGCGCGCTGGCGGCCGTGGCGCACGAGGTGTTCGCCCGGGACACGGCCCGGCGCCGCGCGCACGAGGCGGCGTACGCGCGGCTCACGGGCGCGGCCCGGTGA
- a CDS encoding ADP-ribosylation/crystallin J1 (ADP-ribosylation/Crystallin J1 [Streptomyces albus J1074];~ADP-ribosylglycohydrolase; pfam03747;~identified by MetaGeneAnnotator; putative), protein MAGETRTTTREVRDRARGALLGLAVGDALGAPAENLRPSEIRRRWGRIEGFVTDCPAGTDDTEYAIFSGLLLARHGSALTVAHVERAWHHWIADLDEGPFRGAGFSERGTLENLRRGLTAPISAQHRHAWSDGLAMRAAPFGVFAAGRPAEAARLVAVDGSVSHEGEGIYGGQAVAAGVAAAMRERGEGHEGVTSVVAAALSVIPMDSWTARSMRRAVVAAERAGTDPLERERAVRSAVVIGGYPWTDLAPEAVALAFGAFAAARGDFRTAVLTAVNMGRDADTTAAVAGALAGALCGAAAIPGEWAGAISPVAGSCLPSMRGHHVLDIADLLTPEEDAR, encoded by the coding sequence ATGGCCGGCGAGACGAGGACGACGACCCGCGAGGTGCGCGACCGGGCGAGGGGGGCGCTGCTCGGTCTCGCGGTGGGCGACGCGCTCGGCGCGCCCGCCGAGAACCTGCGCCCCTCGGAGATCCGCCGCCGCTGGGGCCGGATCGAAGGCTTCGTGACGGACTGTCCGGCGGGCACGGACGACACCGAGTACGCGATCTTCTCCGGGCTGCTGCTCGCCCGGCACGGCTCCGCCCTGACCGTCGCCCATGTCGAACGGGCCTGGCACCACTGGATCGCCGACCTCGACGAGGGCCCGTTCCGGGGCGCCGGCTTCTCCGAGCGCGGCACCCTGGAGAACCTCCGCCGGGGCCTGACCGCGCCGATCTCCGCGCAGCACCGGCACGCCTGGAGCGACGGGCTGGCCATGCGCGCCGCGCCGTTCGGGGTCTTCGCGGCCGGCCGGCCCGCCGAGGCGGCACGGCTCGTCGCCGTCGACGGCAGCGTCAGCCACGAGGGCGAGGGCATCTACGGCGGGCAGGCGGTCGCGGCAGGCGTCGCGGCGGCGATGCGCGAACGTGGCGAGGGCCACGAGGGCGTCACCTCGGTGGTCGCGGCGGCGCTGTCGGTGATCCCGATGGACTCCTGGACCGCGCGCTCGATGCGCCGCGCGGTGGTCGCCGCCGAGCGGGCCGGCACCGACCCGCTGGAACGCGAACGCGCCGTCCGCTCCGCCGTCGTGATCGGCGGCTACCCCTGGACCGACCTCGCCCCCGAGGCCGTCGCCCTCGCCTTCGGCGCCTTCGCGGCGGCCCGCGGCGACTTCCGTACGGCGGTCCTCACCGCCGTCAACATGGGCCGCGACGCCGACACCACGGCCGCGGTCGCCGGGGCGCTCGCGGGCGCGCTGTGCGGCGCCGCCGCCATCCCCGGGGAGTGGGCCGGCGCGATCTCCCCGGTGGCGGGCAGCTGCCTCCCCTCCATGCGCGGCCACCACGTGCTGGACATCGCGGACCTGCTGACCCCCGAGGAGGACGCCCGATGA
- a CDS encoding glutamate synthase (NADPH/NADH) large chain (3Fe-4S cluster binding site [ion binding];~FMN binding site [chemical binding];~Glutamate synthase (GltS) FMN-binding domain. GltS isa complex iron-sulfur flavoprotein that catalyzes the reductive synthesis of L-glutamate from 2-oxoglutarate and L-glutamine via intramolecular channelling of ammonia, a reaction in the plant, yeast...; cd02808;~Glutamate synthase central domain; pfam04898;~Glutamine amidotransferases class-II (Gn-AT), glutamate synthase (GltS)-type. GltS isa homodimer that synthesizes L-glutamate from 2-oxoglutarate and L-glutamine, an important step in ammonia assimilation in bacteria, cyanobacteria and plants. The...; cd00713;~dimer interface [polypeptide binding];~domain interface;~gltb_C. This domain is found at the C-terminus of the large subunit (gltB) of glutamate synthase (GltS). GltS encodes a complex iron-sulfur flavoprotein that catalyzes the synthesis of L-glutamate from L-glutamine and 2-oxoglutarate. It requires the...; cd00982;~glutamate synthase (NADPH/NADH) large chain [Amycolatopsis mediterranei S699];~glutamate synthase subunit alpha; Provisional; PRK11750;~identified by MetaGeneAnnotator; putative;~substrate binding site [chemical binding]): MRTDAWSPLDGRPAPQGLYDPRNEHDACGVGFVATLTGVADHELVEQALTVLRNLEHRGATGSEPDSGDGAGILLQIPDAFLREVAGFALPEAGAYAVGIAFLPAADPAPAAARIETIAAEEGLTVLGWRDVPVSPELLGASARATMPVFRQLFVADSAIGEAPVTGIALDRKAFVLRKRAERETGTYFPSLSARTLVYKGMLTTGQLEPFFPDLSDRRFATAIALVHSRFSTNTFPSWPLAHPYRFVAHNGEINTVKGNRNWMTAREAQLAGDAFGTGADGRGIERIFPVCTPDASDSASFDEVLELLHLGGRSLPHAVLMMVPEAWENHTSMDPDRRAFYQYHSTLMEPWDGPACVTFTDGTQVGAVLDRNGLRPGRYWVTDDGLVVLSSEVGVLDIDPARVVRKGRLQPGRMFLVDTAEHRIIEDDEIKAGLAAGQPYAQWLETGEIELSDLPEREHIVHTHASVTRRQQTFGYTEEELRVILAPMARTGAEPIGSMGTDSPIAALSERPRLLFDYFTQLFAQVTNPPLDAIREELVTSLRSSLGPGSDLLDPTAASCRSVTLPFPVIDNDELAKLIHINADGDMPGMKAVTLSGLYRVSGGGDVLAARIRDICAEADTAIDGGARLLVLSDRHSDAEHAPIPSLLLTAAVHHHLIRTKQRTKVGLLVEAGDVREVHHVALLIGYGAAAVNPYLAMESVEDLARAGTFIDAADVEPEQAIRNLIHALGKGVLKVMSKMGISTVASYRGAQVFEAVGLDTAFVDTYFNGTATKIGGAGLDVVAQEVAARHAKAYPASGIAPAHRALEIGGEYQWRREGEPHLFDPETVFRLQHATRTKRYDIFKKYTGRVNEQSERLMTLRGLFGFAAEGRTPVPLDEVEPVADIVRRFSTGAMSYGSISREAHETLAVAMNRLGGKSNTGEGGEDPDRLYDPERRSAIKQVASGRFGVTSEYLVHADDIQIKMAQGAKPGEGGQLPGHKVYPWVAKTRHSTPGVGLISPPPHHDIYSIEDLAQLIHDLKNANPDARIHVKLVSEVGVGTVAAGVSKAHADVVLVSGHDGGTGASPLTSLKHAGGPWELGLAETQQTLLLNGLRDRIVVQTDGQLKTGRDVVIAALLGAEEFGFATAPLVVSGCVMMRVCHLDTCPVGIATQNPVLRDRFAGKPEFVVNFFEFIAEEVRELLAELGFRTLEEAVGHAELLDTSRAVTHWKAQGLDLEPLFHVPDLPDGAVRHALVPQDHGLEKALDNELIELAAEALNADSAAAAQPVRAQVAIRNINRTVGTMLGHQVTKRFGGAGLPDDTVDITFTGSAGQSFGAFLPAGVTLRLEGDANDYVGKGLSGGRIVVRPDRGAEHLAEYSTIAGNTLAYGATGGEMFLRGRTGERFCVRNSGALVVAEGVGDHGCEYMTGGTAVVLGETGRNFAAGMSGGVAYVVDLDRDRVNPGNLAAVETLSDTDAAWLHDVVRRHHEETGSTVARKLLDDWSAAAARFSKIIPTTYKAVLAAKDAAELAGLSEAETTEKMMEAATHG; encoded by the coding sequence ATGCGTACCGACGCCTGGTCACCCCTGGACGGTCGCCCCGCCCCCCAGGGGCTGTACGACCCCCGTAACGAGCACGACGCCTGCGGCGTCGGGTTCGTGGCCACCCTCACCGGTGTGGCCGACCACGAGCTGGTCGAGCAGGCGCTGACCGTCCTGCGCAATCTCGAACACCGCGGTGCCACCGGCTCCGAGCCCGACTCCGGTGACGGCGCCGGCATCCTGCTCCAGATCCCGGACGCCTTCCTCCGCGAGGTCGCGGGCTTCGCTCTCCCCGAGGCCGGCGCGTACGCCGTCGGCATCGCGTTCCTCCCCGCCGCGGACCCGGCCCCGGCCGCCGCCCGCATCGAGACGATCGCCGCCGAAGAGGGCCTGACCGTACTCGGCTGGCGTGACGTCCCCGTCAGCCCCGAGCTGCTCGGCGCCTCCGCCCGCGCCACCATGCCCGTCTTCCGCCAGCTCTTCGTCGCCGACAGTGCCATCGGAGAGGCCCCCGTCACCGGCATCGCCCTCGACCGCAAGGCCTTCGTCCTGCGCAAGCGCGCCGAGCGTGAGACCGGGACGTACTTCCCGTCCCTCTCCGCCCGCACCCTCGTCTACAAGGGCATGCTGACCACCGGCCAGCTGGAGCCGTTCTTCCCGGACCTGTCCGACCGCCGCTTCGCCACCGCGATCGCGCTGGTCCACTCCCGGTTCTCCACCAACACCTTCCCGAGCTGGCCGCTCGCCCACCCATACCGCTTCGTCGCCCACAACGGCGAGATCAACACGGTCAAGGGCAACCGCAACTGGATGACCGCCCGCGAGGCCCAGCTCGCCGGCGACGCCTTCGGCACCGGCGCCGACGGCCGCGGCATCGAGCGGATCTTCCCGGTCTGCACCCCGGACGCCTCCGACTCCGCCTCCTTCGACGAGGTCCTGGAGCTGCTCCACCTGGGCGGCCGTTCGCTGCCCCACGCCGTCCTGATGATGGTCCCCGAGGCCTGGGAGAACCACACCTCCATGGACCCGGACCGGCGCGCCTTCTACCAGTACCACTCCACCCTGATGGAGCCCTGGGACGGCCCGGCCTGCGTCACCTTCACCGACGGCACCCAGGTCGGCGCGGTCCTCGACCGCAACGGTCTGCGCCCCGGCCGCTACTGGGTCACCGACGACGGTCTCGTCGTCCTCTCCTCCGAGGTCGGCGTCCTCGACATCGACCCCGCCCGGGTCGTCCGCAAGGGCCGCCTCCAGCCGGGCCGCATGTTCCTCGTCGACACCGCCGAGCACCGCATCATCGAGGACGACGAGATCAAGGCGGGCCTCGCCGCCGGTCAGCCGTACGCGCAGTGGCTGGAGACCGGCGAGATCGAGCTGTCCGACCTGCCCGAGCGCGAGCACATCGTGCACACCCACGCCTCGGTCACCCGCCGCCAGCAGACCTTCGGGTACACCGAGGAAGAGCTGCGCGTCATCCTCGCCCCGATGGCCCGCACCGGCGCGGAGCCGATCGGTTCCATGGGTACGGACTCGCCGATCGCCGCTCTCTCCGAGCGCCCGCGGCTTCTCTTCGACTACTTCACCCAGCTGTTCGCGCAGGTCACGAACCCGCCGCTGGACGCCATCCGGGAAGAGCTGGTCACCAGCCTCCGGTCCTCCCTCGGCCCGGGCAGCGACCTGCTCGACCCGACCGCCGCGTCCTGCCGCAGCGTCACCCTGCCGTTCCCGGTCATCGACAACGACGAGCTGGCCAAGCTCATCCACATCAACGCCGACGGCGACATGCCCGGCATGAAGGCCGTCACGCTCTCGGGCCTCTACCGGGTCTCCGGCGGCGGCGACGTGCTCGCCGCCCGCATCCGTGACATCTGCGCCGAGGCCGACACGGCGATCGACGGCGGCGCCCGGCTCCTCGTCCTGTCCGACCGGCACTCCGACGCCGAGCACGCGCCGATCCCGTCGCTGCTGCTCACGGCCGCCGTCCACCACCACCTCATCCGCACCAAGCAGCGCACCAAGGTGGGCCTGCTGGTCGAGGCCGGCGACGTCCGCGAGGTCCACCACGTGGCCCTGCTCATCGGGTACGGCGCCGCCGCCGTCAACCCGTACCTCGCCATGGAGTCCGTCGAGGACCTGGCCCGGGCCGGCACGTTCATCGACGCCGCGGACGTCGAGCCCGAGCAGGCCATCCGCAACCTCATCCACGCCCTCGGCAAGGGCGTCCTGAAGGTCATGTCCAAGATGGGCATCTCCACCGTGGCCTCCTACCGCGGCGCCCAGGTCTTCGAGGCCGTCGGCCTCGACACCGCCTTCGTCGACACGTACTTCAACGGCACCGCCACCAAGATCGGCGGCGCCGGCCTCGACGTCGTCGCGCAGGAGGTCGCCGCCCGCCACGCCAAGGCGTACCCGGCCTCCGGCATCGCCCCGGCGCACCGCGCGCTGGAGATCGGCGGCGAGTACCAGTGGCGTCGCGAGGGCGAGCCGCACCTGTTCGACCCGGAGACCGTGTTCCGGCTCCAGCACGCCACCCGCACCAAGCGGTACGACATCTTCAAGAAGTACACGGGCCGGGTGAACGAGCAGTCGGAGCGCCTCATGACGCTCCGCGGCCTGTTCGGCTTCGCCGCCGAAGGCCGTACGCCGGTGCCGCTCGACGAGGTCGAGCCGGTCGCCGACATCGTCCGCCGCTTCTCCACCGGCGCCATGTCGTACGGCTCCATCTCCCGCGAGGCCCACGAGACCCTCGCCGTCGCGATGAACCGGCTCGGCGGCAAGTCGAACACCGGCGAGGGCGGCGAGGACCCCGACCGTCTGTACGACCCGGAGCGCCGCTCCGCGATCAAGCAGGTGGCCTCCGGCCGCTTCGGCGTCACCAGCGAGTACCTCGTCCACGCCGACGACATCCAGATCAAGATGGCCCAGGGCGCCAAGCCCGGCGAGGGCGGCCAGCTGCCCGGCCACAAGGTCTACCCGTGGGTCGCGAAGACCCGGCACTCCACCCCGGGCGTCGGCCTGATCTCCCCGCCGCCGCACCACGACATCTACTCCATCGAGGACCTCGCCCAGCTCATCCACGACCTCAAGAACGCCAACCCGGACGCCCGCATCCACGTGAAGCTGGTCTCCGAGGTCGGCGTCGGCACCGTGGCCGCGGGCGTGTCCAAGGCCCACGCGGACGTCGTGCTCGTCTCCGGACACGACGGCGGTACGGGCGCCTCCCCGCTCACCTCGCTCAAGCACGCGGGCGGCCCCTGGGAGCTGGGCCTCGCCGAGACCCAGCAGACGCTGCTGCTCAACGGTCTGCGCGACCGGATCGTCGTGCAGACCGACGGCCAGCTGAAGACCGGCCGCGACGTCGTCATCGCCGCCCTCCTCGGCGCCGAGGAGTTCGGCTTCGCCACCGCGCCGCTCGTCGTCTCCGGCTGCGTCATGATGCGCGTCTGCCACCTCGACACCTGTCCGGTCGGCATCGCCACCCAGAACCCGGTGCTGCGCGACCGCTTCGCCGGCAAGCCCGAATTCGTCGTCAACTTCTTCGAGTTCATCGCCGAGGAGGTACGCGAGCTCCTCGCCGAACTCGGCTTCCGTACCCTGGAGGAGGCCGTCGGCCACGCCGAACTCCTCGACACCAGCCGGGCCGTGACCCACTGGAAGGCCCAAGGGCTGGACCTGGAACCGCTGTTCCACGTCCCCGACCTGCCCGACGGCGCGGTCCGCCACGCCCTCGTCCCGCAGGACCACGGCCTGGAGAAGGCCCTCGACAACGAGCTGATCGAGCTCGCCGCCGAGGCCCTGAACGCCGACTCCGCCGCGGCCGCCCAGCCCGTCCGCGCCCAGGTCGCCATCCGTAACATCAACCGCACCGTCGGCACCATGCTCGGCCACCAGGTCACCAAGCGCTTCGGCGGCGCGGGCCTGCCCGACGACACCGTCGACATCACCTTCACCGGCTCCGCCGGCCAGTCCTTCGGCGCCTTCCTGCCCGCCGGCGTCACCCTGCGCCTGGAGGGCGACGCCAACGACTACGTCGGCAAGGGCCTGTCCGGCGGCCGGATCGTGGTCCGCCCGGACCGCGGCGCCGAGCACCTCGCCGAGTACTCGACCATCGCGGGCAACACCCTCGCGTACGGTGCGACCGGCGGCGAGATGTTCCTGCGCGGCCGCACCGGCGAACGCTTCTGCGTCCGCAACTCCGGTGCCCTGGTGGTGGCCGAGGGCGTCGGCGACCACGGCTGCGAGTACATGACCGGCGGGACGGCCGTCGTCCTCGGCGAGACCGGCCGCAACTTCGCGGCCGGCATGTCCGGCGGCGTCGCCTACGTCGTCGACCTCGACCGCGACCGCGTCAACCCCGGCAACCTCGCGGCCGTCGAGACCCTGTCCGACACCGACGCGGCCTGGCTGCACGACGTCGTACGCCGCCACCACGAGGAGACCGGCTCGACCGTCGCGCGGAAGCTGCTCGACGACTGGAGCGCGGCCGCGGCCCGCTTCAGCAAGATCATCCCCACCACGTACAAGGCCGTGCTCGCCGCCAAGGACGCCGCCGAGCTCGCCGGTCTCTCCGAGGCCGAGACCACCGAGAAGATGATGGAGGCGGCGACCCATGGCTGA